The Toxorhynchites rutilus septentrionalis strain SRP chromosome 1, ASM2978413v1, whole genome shotgun sequence genome contains the following window.
ttcggaccatcggcaaactcataactcgaaaacgataaaaatcacatttctgattttcgatTATCTTGTGTGGAAAAACCAGAActttcaagaaacataaaaaaatatagcgtccttggatcatgtaaactataagcaaacaaatacaatcaataattacgaaaacaaaatccaactgttttgctagtataacattttttcaagaaagactagctaattggctttaatttgatatatcgatcatgtgaagcggtccagtagttcgaaagtaattttttcaaattgcatttttgcaatttgaaaaaattacaatacaaacaaatgttttcggaatttagacaaatttaattaaacatatttttagttttttaccatgATATTTTTACCAATGTATtcataaatcaattttattgtagtcaagtgGAAAAAAGAATTTCTTTTATTGATCTAATCACTATCATTAGCAACACGTGGATGTTTGCGGTTAGATGATGTGGCGATATCTTCCTCATCCGAAGAAATCGGACGAGATCGTCTGCGTTCCAATGGTAAGCTGAAATCCTCGTCATCTGTAAAGATATTATTAAAATACTTTTCACTTTAAACATCAATGTCACTACCTTCATCGATAACTGTTGGCtgtgttttttcgttcaatCTATTGTAGCGAAGCATACACAGTTTCAAATCATTCCGAAATGAAACGGCTCTCTCAACACAAGGATCCTTTTCCATAAAATGTTTTACGAGGGTATCCGCTAATTTATTCCCGTCTTCGATATCACATGGCTTGATATCCCGGTCTTCATCGTCCTCTAAAGGCTCCGATGTGACTAAACTCTGCATCAGTTCATCATCTTCAATTTCGGTGTCTTCAAGAAGCTCTTCAACGTCTCTACTATCCATATCTTTGAATCCTTTCCCTCCAATTGCATGTGCCAGAATGAGAATTTCTGATTCTTCCACATTTGAAGGGTCTGTTGAACCAGCTTTCACGCATTCTGGCCATAGTGgcttccagcacgaattcaatgtTTTAGATTTCATAGAAGACAGAGCCTTTCCTATGAACGTCAGAGCGTCTCTTATCTTAAATTCTTTCCACGCTTGAATTACCGTCATCGTTTCATCGCTTTCAAGCTTTTCGAGGATGTACCGAAGACATTGTTTAATGTACAACTTCTTGAAAGCACCAATTATTCCTTGATCTTGAGGCTGTAACAAAGAAGTTGTATTCGGTGGAAGAAACACAACTTGAACGTTTGGGTGCTTGATAACTAGGTGTCCTGGAGCGTTATCCAAAATCAAAAGCACGTGGAACTCCAAACCTTTtccttccaagtatgttttcacTTCCGGAATAAACATATCGTAAAACCATTCCTCAAAAACGGCTTTTGTGACCCACGCTTTAGTGTTAGCTTTCCAGTGCACTGGCAGTTTGTTGAAATCAGCCCCCTTCAACGAGCGGGGCGTCATAGCACGATTGATCAATAGCGGTTTCAACATAAGGTCGCCTGAAGCATTACTGCAAAATAACAGGGTAACCCTGTCTTTGGCCGCTTTGAAACCACTGGCATATTGCTCCTGCTGCGTAATGTAGGTACGAGACGGCattcttttccaaaaaagacccgTTTCATCTCCATTGAACACTTGGTCACCATGATACGCACCTTCTTTTATGATCTTAGCGAGCTTTGGAGGAAAACTATTTGCAGCCGAAACATCGGCCGATGCGGATTCACCCTTGATTTTAACGTTGCGAATGGAATTACTACGTATAAAGTTATAAAACCATCCCTTACTCGCGGTAAAGTCTTTCTTTTTACTTGAAGACGGCTCATTCTTCTCTAACCAAAGGTAAAGGCTCAAAGCTTTCTCCCTTATTAATTCCTGATCCAAGGGTATTTTCTTCTGCGCGTGATCTTCGATCCACATATGAAGTGCCTTTTCCATCTTGACCATCAATGGATCTCGTGTATATGATGAGGATTTTGTTGCATAGATAGTGCCCTGAGCTGCTGTCTGTCTGATGCTATCTTGATTCTTTTTAATTGTACGCACAGtcgattcgttgatttttaaattcctGCCGACGTTTGCAACAGATTTCCCATCTTGAAGGGCATCCAAAATATTGAGCTTCATTTCCAAAGAAAGAGACACTCTTGATCTGTTTTTTTTGAAGGCGGTTTTTTGCGAAGCCATTTTAGAGTATGcctttaatcaaaaattttgaatactGCTGACGTCTTCAGCTAACTGTCGAAAAGCGGAACTGCACACGATTACCCCCAAGGTTGGGTAACTCGCTGGGAACTGGCCGAACTCGACCGAACACAAACTGGCTAGACTCTACAACCACCACGGTTCAGGAACTGCACTTTCACTTTAACTTTCACTGCAAGGTTAAATCACGAATAACTTCTTAATGCGATTTCGTCCTTTTATATGTGTTCAGTTCCACACCGAACGAACTGAAGCGACAGCATCTAGCAGCACACATAATTTGCACACGACCCCACAAACCACGAGTACCCCTCCCACAGCGCAACTATGAGCTAGCCATCACCAACACACGCTGTGCCCGActgcataaaaataaaattggttcactccgactgaacggatcagtgaaaaatgcagtgtgaatgatcgcaaaatatactatttcagagtgcgatttaggctGTAACGATGACAATGAGTTCAAATTTGACGATATATTGACGAATACTGTTcggaattgttcagtcatagtgaaccaactctcaaaaaatacatcatttagttcagtcagagcggactttgtacgtataggcagccaaataacagccttttttggcatgatacttgatgtttttttacaactATCATACATCACAGTATTGGCAGAGAGTAGCTCAAacttctgagaacaatattgaacgaaaaaattaaatgctttgtaaattgcagagcattaaactttatgttcgttttctcgaaatcataaaaatgtcacatggcccggtctgacttaacaccgaccatataacaGATAGGTATGCTTTTAGAACAATTCAATGTAGCCAATACATATATAAGATACTGTAGAAACAGTTTGTATACTCTtacatttgaaatttgttgttaaAATAGTAATTTGAGGCAGGGTTAAAATATGCTTCTACGTATTTTGGTCATGCCACCTAACCAAACAGCTCTTTACTTACCACTCGGTTGTTGCACGTTGGACGGAACAACAACTTGTAGCGATTTACAGATAATTCAAAGATAAAACAGGCATAAAATGCGTAAAAACCTACTTGTAACTACTTTCTAGTTGAATCTCTgactgttttttatttatacaataagtatcttcgggagctgggaccgacacttatATTgttcaaacgctcttgatgcgcgctgaatgggAAGCAGAGcacgaaaaaatcggggcttaacgtgttaaatccatcgaaaaatggatgagcAATAAGCGGTAGAATCTGGACATTTTCAATCtgtacccccaacatgttccagAAAGACAAAATCCTATGTTTAAAGGTGCTCCCCGCAGAAACAAgaggagcgctatcgcgcttctccgcactcaaacggttaaacagGTATTTACATGCAATCGGCCAAGGAGCTACCTTCGTGAAGCCTTGTGTCACGCAATATATGCACACAATATGCAATTTGtttgaatatgggttgcattttatatCAATAATTCACTGACTATTAGTTTTTTAcgtgtattttaaaatttagggtggtttatttttacgcggattttggaatttacgcggtttttttttacgcggattttggaatttacgcggtttttttttacgcggattttggaatttacgcggtttttttttacgcggattttggaatttacgcggtttttttttacgcggattttggaatttacgcggtttttttttacgcggttttcgtttacgcggcacgtatcccccgcgtaaaaagcgactccagtgtatgtcttcaaaagtctaatccttaaaatagaaacaaaaaatttctgttcATATAGGACAATCGAAATTGGACCTTTCGCCAAGTTTCAATCGGTCTACCGGAGCTAGatttttagtcctcaattacatcccatagcgcatttagcgaatctaaataaacaaatttacgtcctctgaatacgtcaggatttcgttctaaaaatgccaccaagcgggtaaattgatgtctgtttatattttttttaaagcaagacaagattcaaaatgttagcaaaaaagctaaatcaATCAGAAATTAAACTtgctccattccgcgtgactagctttcatcATCTAAAACACAGGTGACAAATATACTTGAttttccccgtgacgtgacagtatcgtggtattcataataacaccgagttcatcaaagttgtcacgacggatgaattcTTCCGGATTCATagcagccgtaataacgttgtgtacaattcacttcgttttcaccgtgaagtgacgttcgtgatcaggcccattgtacttcatgaaatgaatgaataataTGGAAAAACACAAAGCGAAAATTGTGAAATGCAGTGAACTATGCAATATCGATCTTTCCGTAGTGGAAATAGGTATGGAATGTGAATGTCATGGAATAATACTTCCATCAGTGTGAACACCTCTAATCCTTTACGATGCAGCAAACCGACCTCGGTTTCACATACCGCAAATTAGCGGAAGTAAATGGTTGGAGTATCCCGTCCCTGACGGCGGATTAATTTCACGCATCGACGGAGCATTGAACCTGGTGGCATGGAGCAAATTGCTCACCCACATAACGAATTTCGGAGTTTCGGATTTTCAGTTATCCAATTAATCGCTCAATGTTTCGTTTATTAACTGTAGCCAGATTTTTGCTCGACATGAATGTGTGCAGCAAAATTGGATCGAAGCGTTTTGTTTCATACATTTTTCGCTGAGAGGTCGTTCACTTTGATTTTCGAAAAGACATGTTCGGTGAGATTCTCTTCGACCCAACTATTACCTACAAACAGAAGGTGGTACCGTCATTCACGTGTCGGCGATTCGAAAGTCATTCGGAAATTAGCTCAAGTTGAGTCAGTTATTATTACATCGATCGCGTAGTAAATTGCTGACggaccagtttttttttcttcctttcaGCTTCCTCTCTCTTATTTTCAAGGACACTCTTGTTCATTCCCGATCACTGCAGAAAAAGGTAATCTATTAACGAGCGAACAAGACGAGTTCGGACCAGACTGACGGAAAATATTTCAATCCACATTCCTGCCACTCAGTGTGTAAGCATCACAAAGACTATGACTATGAGATACATCACAGATATATTTGTGAATTCTGAATAGTGGTATAATTCGACTATTGCACTAACCGAAATCCAACCCCTCGTTGCATCCACAAAATGTGGATGactttgaaaatttaattagcTTGCCATAAACCATCAATCAACTGACCATAATCGACAAATAGGATCTGCGTGTTTCACAAGAAAATCACTTCGTAAATATATATCATATCATATTTAGGTCCATGATCAACGAATCATTTGCAGTGGGCCGTCTGCATGTAACACGGGTACGGTGTGTCATGCAAACTCGGAAGAACGGATTGTTTTGATAGCTTGCGGACAGGTGGAAGAGATAGGATTTTGACCAACAGGGGCAAGGTCGAATTGGAAACGACCGCAGTGAACTGGTTGCGGCAGAAAATTAACATCAGGTCGAAAACAAATGTTGGAATTTCATGTGAGAGGTGGCGTTGTGTGTTGCACAGTTACTAAGCCCCATTTATCAACGATTTAACACGCGCTCAGCCGTGGCTGCCGATTTGCTTTGTTAGGCGATGTTCCACCCGTTGCTAAAAACATGGGAATTATTTTTAGATCGATTTGTTCGCGATGAGGCTATTATACACTATAtattattgaaattgaacaaaattaaatCGAAGTATATGATAGTACTATTATTTCTGAATATTGCGATTAGGCTCCGGCGATGACTTCAAACTTTGATGCGGTTAATCCAATGACGCACTGTATGCCCCGATGCTGATAAGGATTTTTTCAAAGCCCCTATGCAAATCCTTAAAACACACAATGCACAATATTAGTTCATAATTTGATTGTGCTAGATATACATATCGTCAACATAACGAGAAAGGGCTCCATCAGATTCAATTTCAACGCCTGGTCATATGAAATTAGTTAATGTGATATAACTTAATCGGTGATATTTCTGTTATAACCTGCGGCATCTACGAATCAAATATTTTATATACGGCCCGAAGCGGTTTGCGAGTTATTAACAGTTGAATGTCCCTTGATTTGACATCCACGTGACAACGGAATGTTGACAAACACAGTGAacttgaaaatcaataaaaaaaaagagcatATGAATACTCCAGATCAGCTTTGGAAGTAAAAACAATATTTCAGATTTATACTCACTATCATTTCAATTAAAcattgaatgaatgaaatataaattctgaaatttttaaaatgatgAGATGATACTTTTATATCAAATGACTTCAAGGTAAAATCTTATTTTATA
Protein-coding sequences here:
- the LOC129762738 gene encoding tigger transposable element-derived protein 1-like; its protein translation is MASQKTAFKKNRSRVSLSLEMKLNILDALQDGKSVANVGRNLKINESTVRTIKKNQDSIRQTAAQGTIYATKSSSYTRDPLMVKMEKALHMWIEDHAQKKIPLDQELIREKALSLYLWLEKNEPSSSKKKDFTASKGWFYNFIRSNSIRNVKIKGESASADVSAANSFPPKLAKIIKEGAYHGDQVFNGDETGLFWKRMPSRTYITQQEQYASGFKAAKDRVTLLFCSNASGDLMLKPLLINRAMTPRSLKGADFNKLPVHWKANTKAWVTKAVFEEWFYDMFIPEVKTYLEGKGLEFHVLLILDNAPGHLVIKHPNVQVVFLPPNTTSLLQPQDQGIIGAFKKLYIKQCLRYILEKLESDETMTVIQAWKEFKIRDALTFIGKALSSMKSKTLNSCWKPLWPECVKAGSTDPSNVEESEILILAHAIGGKGFKDMDSRDVEELLEDTEIEDDELMQSLVTSEPLEDDEDRDIKPCDIEDGNKLADTLVKHFMEKDPCVERAVSFRNDLKLCMLRYNRLNEKTQPTVIDEDDEDFSLPLERRRSRPISSDEEDIATSSNRKHPRVANDSD